One segment of Elusimicrobiota bacterium DNA contains the following:
- a CDS encoding ATP-binding cassette domain-containing protein has translation MIHIINLTKYFGNQLLYDNITLGINPREKIGLVGRNGHGKTTLFNLILDKIQPDSGELAIPKGYRLGHLEQHMNFTQDSVLKEACLGLREEDKYSTWKVEKILSGLGFSKEDMQKPCSVFSGGYQIRLNLTKVLVSEPNMLLLDEPNNYLDIVASRWLISFLQEWQGELILITHERGFMDSVTTHTVAIHRAKVKKVKGGTQKLYDQIATEEEVYEKTLVNEENKKRQLEVFIARFRAKASLASQVQSKMKLLEKMGEKQHLERIESLNFSFNSIPFISTHMVNANEIIFSYTGSEPYLIKDFSLTVGKRERICVIGKNGKGKSTLLKTFAGEIQPLSGTVKINQTLQTGYFGQPNILRLNPKNTVLDEIMLSNPACNLQTARNIAGMFMFKKDDAFKPVSVLSGGEKNRVMMAKMVVTPCQLLLLDEPTNHLDMDSCDALLKAIDEFDGSVVMVTHDEAFLKRIAKRLIIFDKDKITLYEGGYQDFLENIGWDDERNLDPEAQPKKVSLSLNNTFHNKKTYRKLRAEIMKERDNILRPLKTEINKLEKGISEMEQEINANNELLIKASSEGYSPKMTETSKRNSYLNQEIEQFFEKLSKYSTEYETSQKEFEEKLNNFQSA, from the coding sequence ATGATACATATAATTAATCTTACAAAATATTTTGGTAACCAGCTTCTCTACGACAATATCACCCTGGGTATCAACCCAAGGGAAAAAATAGGGCTTGTCGGTAGAAACGGCCACGGTAAAACCACCTTGTTTAACCTCATACTCGACAAAATACAACCTGATTCCGGCGAACTAGCTATTCCAAAAGGGTACAGACTAGGGCACCTGGAACAACATATGAACTTTACTCAGGATTCCGTACTAAAGGAAGCCTGCCTGGGTTTAAGAGAAGAGGACAAATATAGCACTTGGAAAGTTGAAAAAATTCTTTCCGGCCTGGGTTTTTCAAAAGAAGATATGCAAAAACCCTGTTCAGTATTTTCCGGCGGTTACCAGATAAGACTGAACCTGACAAAAGTTCTTGTTTCTGAACCCAATATGCTCCTGCTTGATGAACCAAATAATTATCTTGACATCGTGGCATCAAGATGGCTGATAAGTTTTCTGCAAGAATGGCAGGGCGAATTGATACTTATCACCCATGAGAGAGGTTTCATGGACAGCGTAACCACCCACACTGTAGCCATTCACCGCGCAAAAGTGAAAAAAGTAAAAGGCGGAACCCAAAAACTATACGACCAGATAGCCACGGAAGAAGAAGTTTATGAAAAAACTCTAGTAAACGAAGAAAATAAAAAACGCCAGCTGGAAGTTTTCATAGCCAGATTCAGGGCCAAAGCCAGTTTGGCCAGCCAAGTTCAGTCAAAAATGAAACTCCTTGAAAAAATGGGTGAAAAACAACATCTTGAAAGAATAGAATCTCTGAATTTCTCCTTTAACTCAATACCCTTCATATCAACTCATATGGTGAATGCAAACGAAATTATATTTTCCTATACAGGAAGCGAACCTTACCTGATAAAAGATTTTTCCTTAACTGTCGGAAAAAGAGAAAGAATCTGCGTTATAGGAAAAAACGGTAAAGGTAAATCCACGTTATTAAAAACATTCGCCGGCGAAATTCAGCCACTTTCAGGCACAGTTAAAATTAACCAAACCCTGCAAACCGGTTACTTCGGACAACCCAATATATTGAGATTAAACCCTAAAAATACTGTTTTAGATGAGATCATGTTATCCAACCCGGCCTGCAACCTACAGACAGCCAGAAATATAGCCGGAATGTTCATGTTTAAGAAAGATGACGCCTTTAAACCTGTTTCAGTGCTATCTGGCGGCGAAAAAAACAGGGTAATGATGGCAAAAATGGTGGTTACCCCGTGCCAACTGCTGCTTTTAGATGAACCTACAAACCATTTGGATATGGATTCCTGTGATGCACTCCTCAAAGCTATAGACGAATTTGACGGCTCAGTGGTTATGGTAACCCACGATGAAGCTTTTTTAAAGCGTATAGCTAAGCGCCTCATAATTTTTGATAAAGATAAAATAACCCTTTATGAAGGCGGTTACCAGGACTTCCTGGAAAATATAGGCTGGGATGATGAAAGAAACCTGGATCCGGAAGCCCAGCCTAAAAAAGTTTCTTTAAGCCTGAACAACACCTTCCACAACAAGAAGACTTACAGGAAACTGAGGGCCGAAATAATGAAAGAACGGGATAATATCCTGCGCCCGCTCAAAACAGAGATAAATAAACTGGAGAAGGGCATCTCTGAAATGGAACAGGAAATAAACGCTAATAATGAATTGCTTATCAAGGCTTCGTCAGAAGGTTATAGCCCCAAGATGACGGAAACATCAAAAAGAAACAGTTATCTTAATCAGGAAATAGAACAATTTTTTGAAAAGCTGTCAAAATACAGCACCGAATATGAAACCAGCCAGAAGGAATTCGAAGAAAAACTCAACAACTTCCAATCAGCATAG
- a CDS encoding sugar kinase, giving the protein MAILVVGSVALDSVETPFGKVEDALGGSATYFGVSASSFTPVKLVAAVGTDFPAKHVDLLKKHKIDTTGLEKMEGKTFRWAGVYETNMNNRRTLSTCLNVFEKFSPKIPESYQDIPYLFLANIDPDLQYDVLDKVSRRKRPKLIALDTMNLWIDIKKESLIKVLKKADILLINESEARQFAQEHNLVKAANIILAHGPKAVVIKQGEYGALYFSKTTVFSAPAYLLESVCDPTGAGDSFAGGFFGYLAKKGKLDDKTVRQAMIYGTVMGSFCCQGFSLDKLCKISQKDIQKRYKEIKELTVF; this is encoded by the coding sequence GTGGCCATTCTCGTTGTAGGTTCTGTTGCGCTTGATAGTGTTGAAACACCTTTTGGTAAAGTTGAAGATGCTTTAGGCGGGTCAGCCACCTATTTTGGTGTTTCGGCAAGTTCCTTTACGCCCGTGAAACTTGTTGCTGCAGTAGGAACGGATTTCCCAGCAAAACATGTTGATCTTTTAAAAAAACACAAGATAGATACCACCGGCCTGGAAAAAATGGAAGGAAAAACTTTCAGATGGGCTGGGGTTTACGAAACGAATATGAACAACAGGCGCACCCTAAGCACCTGCCTGAATGTGTTTGAGAAATTTTCGCCGAAAATCCCTGAAAGTTACCAGGATATTCCTTATTTATTTTTAGCAAATATTGACCCGGACTTACAGTATGACGTGCTGGATAAAGTAAGCCGCAGAAAAAGGCCAAAGCTTATAGCTTTGGATACAATGAATTTGTGGATAGATATAAAGAAGGAATCTCTTATAAAAGTCCTTAAAAAAGCGGATATCCTCCTTATTAACGAGTCTGAAGCCAGGCAATTTGCCCAGGAACACAATCTGGTTAAAGCGGCAAATATTATTTTAGCCCACGGCCCCAAAGCAGTGGTTATTAAGCAAGGTGAATACGGTGCTCTCTACTTCAGTAAAACTACGGTTTTTAGCGCGCCTGCATATTTACTGGAAAGTGTTTGCGACCCTACTGGAGCCGGAGACAGTTTTGCCGGCGGATTTTTTGGATATTTGGCAAAAAAAGGCAAGCTGGATGATAAAACTGTCAGGCAGGCAATGATTTACGGAACTGTCATGGGTTCTTTCTGCTGCCAGGGTTTCAGCCTGGATAAACTCTGCAAAATTTCCCAAAAAGATATCCAAAAAAGATATAAAGAAATAAAAGAACTCACTGTTTTTTAA
- the mtnP gene encoding S-methyl-5'-thioadenosine phosphorylase, whose translation MVKIGIIGGSGVYHIDGLTGVKEIAIKTPFGNPSDKIVLGTLQGRRVAFLPRHGKGHRILPAEVNSQANIYALKSLGVEHVISISACGSLKEELKPRDFVIPDQIFDRTRLRRPTFFGNGLVAHIEFAEPYCKNLRKLAYDCLKEAGANVHFGGTYVCIEGPQFSTKAESEVNRKLEFSVVGMTALPEAKLAREAEMCYVTVAAVTDYDVWKEGEEVSSDMVIGNLNANVNNVKNMLKILIPRIPLKERICKCSSTLKYAIFTSKEKANKATVKKLDLLIGKYWR comes from the coding sequence ATTGTAAAAATTGGTATTATTGGCGGGAGCGGTGTTTATCACATAGATGGGTTAACAGGTGTTAAAGAAATAGCTATCAAGACGCCGTTCGGCAACCCATCTGATAAAATAGTTCTCGGCACATTACAGGGCCGCCGGGTTGCATTTCTTCCCAGGCACGGCAAAGGCCATAGAATTCTCCCCGCTGAAGTTAATTCCCAGGCAAATATATATGCGCTGAAATCTTTAGGGGTTGAGCATGTTATAAGCATTTCTGCCTGCGGTTCTCTTAAAGAAGAACTAAAACCCAGGGACTTTGTCATCCCGGACCAGATATTTGACAGGACCCGCCTGAGAAGGCCTACGTTTTTTGGCAACGGTCTTGTAGCCCATATAGAATTTGCCGAACCCTACTGCAAAAATTTAAGAAAATTGGCGTACGATTGTTTGAAGGAAGCCGGCGCGAATGTCCACTTTGGCGGGACTTATGTTTGTATTGAAGGGCCGCAATTTTCTACAAAGGCTGAATCTGAAGTAAACCGCAAACTTGAGTTTAGTGTGGTCGGTATGACTGCGCTGCCTGAAGCAAAACTTGCCCGGGAAGCAGAAATGTGTTACGTAACGGTTGCGGCAGTGACGGACTATGATGTTTGGAAGGAAGGGGAGGAAGTAAGCAGTGATATGGTTATTGGAAATTTGAACGCGAATGTGAATAATGTAAAAAATATGCTCAAAATTCTTATTCCCAGGATTCCTTTAAAAGAAAGAATATGCAAATGCTCTTCAACTTTGAAATATGCTATTTTCACAAGTAAAGAAAAAGCTAATAAGGCTACAGTAAAAAAATTGGATTTGCTTATTGGCAAATATTGGAGATAA
- a CDS encoding cold-shock protein — translation MKGKVKWFNSGKGYGFITPEEGADVFVHFSSIKGEGYKSLNEGDNVEFEVITDEKGAKAKDVVKI, via the coding sequence ATGAAAGGTAAAGTTAAATGGTTCAATTCCGGCAAGGGATATGGATTCATCACACCAGAAGAAGGCGCAGACGTATTCGTACACTTTTCATCCATAAAGGGTGAAGGTTACAAAAGCCTGAATGAAGGTGACAATGTTGAATTCGAAGTTATCACCGATGAGAAGGGCGCCAAAGCCAAAGACGTTGTAAAGATATAA
- the recJ gene encoding single-stranded-DNA-specific exonuclease RecJ, translated as MAIIPKKWIVKTKNENLVNEISQGLNISRTVATVLVNRGVKSIKAANMFMNLSFYDLNNPYLLPDMETAVKRTRRAVDNKEKILVYGDRDLDGVSSVTVVYSTLKLLGVTPLWYIPSTEGYGMHKSVIDKYIEQGVTLIITVDCGITNSEEIAYAKSKGAEVIVTDHHEPPKNMPLEAVALIDPKRKDSKYNFNDLSGCSVALKFTEGLLMSYDKYYDKEMFVLDIETTGFHPVFDNISEIGVLKIKDFVIREKLQIFVGTGADCCDIESASEKLLGFIGENTVITHNAEFNIGFIRQLTKKFYNREFDNSVIDTLTLSREYFPFESYGLGSLTGTLGIEQIHSGHAIDDAILTLQVFERLEKIRNNRLKFFLQDNLDVASIATISDMMPLVGENRIIVKQGIESLKKTRRIGLKLLIEQFSKKEDLNTKSISFNIIPLLNACGRLGRAELAVELLIAEDVTKAEKILDEIIKLNQERKELQSENIDKFIELLKKQCDTEKDKLFFVSSTGIEHGVTGIVASQIVRQYNRPTLLLIIEGQEAVGTGRSIGGFNIHKALERCGDLLVKFGGHSQAVGFTVAVDKIAEFKNRMIEIANQEVTSEMLEPILEIDSQLKLSEVNMELVNELNALEPFGIENPYPIFLINNVKVDEHSLVGTGNNHLKLKMSENGHNLYAIGWNLADLSSIVFSVSKYIDAVAQLEINRWQNRENVQLQLLDIKPVL; from the coding sequence ATGGCTATTATTCCAAAAAAATGGATTGTTAAAACAAAAAATGAAAATCTGGTGAATGAAATTTCTCAGGGGCTTAACATCTCGAGAACCGTAGCCACAGTTTTGGTAAACAGGGGTGTTAAGAGCATTAAAGCTGCGAATATGTTCATGAACCTTTCATTTTACGATTTAAATAATCCTTATTTGCTTCCTGATATGGAGACTGCGGTTAAGAGAACCCGCCGCGCGGTCGACAATAAAGAAAAAATACTGGTTTATGGCGACAGGGACCTGGATGGGGTCTCTTCCGTAACGGTGGTTTACAGCACTTTAAAACTTCTTGGGGTAACGCCGTTGTGGTACATTCCTTCTACTGAAGGATACGGCATGCATAAGAGCGTTATAGATAAATATATTGAACAGGGTGTGACTCTTATTATCACGGTAGACTGCGGCATTACAAACTCTGAGGAAATTGCTTATGCTAAATCCAAAGGCGCAGAAGTGATAGTTACCGATCATCATGAGCCCCCTAAAAATATGCCCCTGGAAGCAGTAGCGCTCATAGACCCGAAAAGAAAAGACAGTAAATATAATTTCAATGACCTCTCAGGCTGTTCTGTGGCTTTAAAGTTTACCGAAGGATTGTTAATGTCTTACGACAAATATTATGACAAGGAAATGTTTGTGCTGGACATAGAAACTACAGGGTTTCATCCGGTTTTTGATAATATTTCGGAAATCGGTGTTTTAAAAATAAAGGATTTTGTTATCCGGGAAAAATTGCAAATATTTGTCGGCACAGGCGCGGATTGCTGCGATATTGAATCCGCGTCAGAAAAATTGCTTGGATTTATCGGAGAAAATACTGTAATAACGCACAATGCGGAATTTAATATAGGGTTCATCAGGCAGTTAACTAAAAAGTTCTATAACCGCGAGTTTGATAATTCTGTCATCGATACACTTACTCTTTCCAGAGAATATTTCCCGTTCGAATCTTATGGGCTTGGCTCGCTTACAGGAACTTTGGGAATTGAACAAATCCATTCCGGGCATGCCATTGATGATGCTATTTTGACGCTGCAGGTCTTCGAAAGATTGGAGAAAATCAGAAATAACCGGCTGAAATTTTTCCTGCAGGACAACCTGGATGTAGCCAGTATTGCAACTATCAGCGATATGATGCCTCTTGTGGGCGAAAACAGGATTATAGTAAAACAGGGCATCGAATCGCTTAAAAAAACACGCCGGATAGGATTGAAGCTTTTAATAGAGCAGTTTTCAAAAAAAGAAGATTTAAACACGAAGTCCATATCGTTCAATATAATTCCGTTGCTCAACGCCTGCGGCAGGCTGGGCCGCGCAGAGTTAGCGGTGGAACTGCTTATTGCTGAAGATGTCACAAAAGCCGAAAAAATACTTGATGAAATTATAAAGTTAAACCAGGAACGCAAAGAACTTCAGTCAGAAAATATCGATAAATTTATTGAACTGCTGAAAAAACAGTGCGACACAGAAAAGGACAAACTTTTTTTTGTTTCAAGTACCGGGATAGAACACGGTGTTACGGGAATTGTAGCATCCCAGATAGTCAGGCAATATAACAGGCCGACTCTTTTGCTTATTATTGAGGGCCAGGAAGCTGTGGGAACAGGCAGGTCCATCGGCGGTTTTAATATTCACAAAGCCCTGGAAAGGTGCGGGGATTTACTCGTAAAATTCGGCGGGCATTCCCAGGCGGTTGGGTTTACGGTAGCGGTGGATAAGATAGCAGAGTTTAAAAACAGGATGATTGAAATTGCTAACCAGGAAGTTACCAGCGAGATGCTGGAACCTATTTTGGAAATTGATTCACAGTTAAAACTTTCGGAAGTAAATATGGAACTCGTTAATGAATTGAACGCGCTGGAGCCTTTTGGAATAGAAAATCCGTATCCGATATTTTTAATTAATAACGTAAAAGTTGACGAACATTCTTTAGTCGGCACAGGCAACAACCATTTAAAATTAAAGATGTCTGAAAATGGACACAACCTTTATGCAATAGGATGGAATTTAGCGGATTTGTCTTCGATAGTATTCAGCGTTTCAAAATATATTGATGCGGTGGCGCAATTGGAAATAAACCGCTGGCAAAACAGGGAAAATGTGCAGTTGCAATTATTGGATATTAAACCAGTATTGTAA